One genomic segment of Flagellimonas marinaquae includes these proteins:
- a CDS encoding heavy-metal-associated domain-containing protein — protein sequence MMKNSVLVIIMVLLVVDTLSAQITYVDQEVYGMDCAPCAYGLERGLKKMDGLQKVRVSLNDGRAYLDLAAENELTLGAIQEEVKKNGVSAKKAAVTVSGKLSKENGQWLVASPREQFLVSQATSTEYLEKMTEGNVTVSGTVDDVEDDNLPGQWILTISKMERIQ from the coding sequence ATGATGAAAAATAGTGTATTGGTGATAATAATGGTCTTGTTGGTTGTGGACACTCTAAGCGCCCAGATAACCTATGTGGATCAGGAAGTGTACGGGATGGATTGTGCCCCTTGTGCCTATGGCCTGGAACGGGGGCTGAAAAAGATGGACGGTCTTCAGAAGGTCCGTGTCAGTCTCAATGATGGAAGGGCCTATCTTGACCTGGCCGCTGAGAACGAACTCACTTTGGGGGCCATTCAAGAGGAAGTGAAAAAGAACGGGGTTTCCGCTAAAAAAGCAGCGGTGACCGTTTCGGGCAAACTAAGTAAAGAAAATGGCCAATGGTTGGTAGCCAGCCCCCGGGAACAATTTTTGGTGTCGCAAGCCACTTCAACAGAATATCTTGAAAAAATGACGGAGGGCAACGTCACGGTGAGTGGCACAGTGGACGATGTGGAAGATGACAATCTTCCAGGCCAATGGATACTTACGATATCAAAAATGGAACGGATTCAATGA